A single window of Bos javanicus breed banteng chromosome 19, ARS-OSU_banteng_1.0, whole genome shotgun sequence DNA harbors:
- the LOC133231551 gene encoding peptidyl-prolyl cis-trans isomerase A-like — protein sequence MCQGGDFICHKGTDGKSIYGENFDDESFILKHMGPGILSMANIGPNTNDSQFFICAVKTEYLDGKHVVFGKVKEGMNIVEDMERFGSWNGKISKITIADCGQISLI from the coding sequence ATGTGCCAGGGTGGTGACTTCATATGCCATAAAGGCACTGATGGCAAGTCAATCTATGGGGAGAATTTTGATGATGAGAGTTTCATCCTGAAGCATATGGGTCCTGGCATCTTGTCCATGGCAAACATTGGCCCCAACACAAATGATTCCCAGTTTTTCATCTGCGCTGTCAAGACTGAGTACTTGGATGGCAAGCATGTGGTCTTTGGCAAGGTGAAAGAGGGCATGAATATTGTAGAAGACATGGAGCGCTTTGGATCCTGGAATGGCAAGATCAGCAAGATCACCATTGCTGACTGTGGACAAATCTCATTAATCTAA